A region from the Corylus avellana chromosome ca7, CavTom2PMs-1.0 genome encodes:
- the LOC132188796 gene encoding BON1-associated protein 2-like, which yields MESTSRTLEVTVISGENLRTNRKPVKKNAFVVIQTDSNKVCTTKMDADGGSYPSWNEKLVVDVPMHERFITVEVQCKTSGGNKTVGVARIPISDFVGGHVPQSYLHFLSYRLRDNKGERNGIINISVKAKVPEYASCSGTGMGVPLGDNNFGGVVTGIPIWCTNTGRF from the coding sequence ATGGAAAGCACGTCACGCACCCTCGAAGTCACGGTGATATCAGGCGAAAACCTACGAACCAACAGGAAACCGGTCAAGAAGAACGCTTTCGTTGTGATCCAAACGGACTCCAACAAAGTTTGCACGACAAAGATGGACGCCGACGGCGGGAGCTATCCTTCGTGGAACGAAAAACTCGTGGTGGACGTGCCAATGCACGAACGGTTTATCACGGTGGAGGTACAATGCAAGACGTCGGGAGGGAACAAAACTGTCGGGGTGGCAAGGATTCCGATCTCGGATTTTGTCGGTGGGCATGTTCCGCAGAGTTATTTGCACTTTTTGAGTTACAGATTGCGGGATAATAAGGGCGAGAGAAACGGGATTATCAATATTTCTGTAAAAGCCAAGGTCCCGGAATACGCATCCTGTTCCGGTACAGGGATGGGTGTGCCTTTGGGGGATAACAATTTCGGTGGGGTTGTCACTGGGATTCCTATTTGGTGTACCAATACCGGAAGATTCTGA
- the LOC132188308 gene encoding E3 ubiquitin-protein ligase At1g63170 translates to MNNSAPPPPPPSSSSSPTEAAVDTSPLLGHSISDSLLRSRRLIRRSAPPQLRGAARLLRRASGRRMMLREPSVRVRENAAEQLEERQSDWAHSKPVVVLDILWNLAFVGLGLVVLGLSVKETPVVPLRLWVAGYVLQCLFHVTCVIMEYRKRREARLGELEGTVSWENDGDSNSNSGSASDGEDYGIQQRQVEEETSVMKHLESANTMFSFIWWIVGFYWVTAGGQTLTRDSPQLYWLCITFLAFDVVFVVICLAVACLVGIAVCCCLPCIITILYVVTDQEGATEEEIDRLPKYKFRKIGDVEKLNGDTQDSFGGMMTECDTDTPTERVLSQEDAECCICLSAYDDGTELRELPCNHHFHCTCIDKWLHINATCPLCKFNILKSVDQSGSEEV, encoded by the exons ATGAACAACTCCgcgccaccaccaccaccgccttcttcttcttcttctccgaCCGAGGCGGCTGTCGACACCTCGCCGCTGCTCGGCCACTCCATATCCGACAGTCTCCTCCGGAGCCGCCGGCTCATCCGGCGGTCTGCGCCGCCTCAACTGCGCGGCGCGGCGAGGCTACTCCGGCGCGCGAGCGGGCGGCGCATGATGCTCCGCGAACCGTCGGTCCGGGTCCGCGAGAACGCCGCGGAGCAGCTGGAGGAGCGCCAGAGCGACTGGGCCCACTCGAAGCCGGTGGTTGTGTTGGACATTCTGTGGAACCTGGCGTTCGTGGGGCTCGGCCTCGTGGTCTTGGGGCTGAGCGTGAAGGAGACGCCGGTCGTGCCGTTGAGGCTGTGGGTCGCTGGGTACGTCTTGCAATGTTTGTTCCATGTGACGTGTGTCATCATGGAGTACAGGAAGCGACGCGAGGCGCGTCTGGGAGAATTGGAGGGAACTGTGAGTTGGGAAAATGATGGGGATTCGAACTCCAACTCTGGGTCTGCGAGTGATGGAGAGGATTATGGGATACAGCAGCGTCAGGTTGAGGAAGAAACCAG TGTTATGAAGCATCTTGAGTCTGCAAATACAATGTTTTCGTTTATCTGGTGGATTGTTGGATTCTACTGGGTGACTGCTGGTGGTCAAACTTTAACACGTGATTCGCCTCAGCTTTACTG GCTTTGTATTACATTTCTAGCTTTCGATGTTGTTTTCGTTGTGATCTGCCTTGCCGTTGCATGCCTCGTTGGTATTGCTGTCTGCTGCTGTCTACCATGCATAATCACAAtcttatatgttgtgacagatCAG GAAGGAGCAACAGAGGAAGAGATTGATCGATTACCAAAGTACAAATTCCGAAAGATAGGTGACGTTGAGAAACTTAATGGGGACACTCAAGATTCTTTTGGAGGAATGATGACTGAATGCGACACAGATACTCCCACAGAACGGGTTCTGTCCCAAGAGGATGCT GAATGTTGCATTTGCCTTTCTGCATATGATGATGGGACTGAACTGCGTGAACTTCCTTGCAATCACCATTTCCACTGCACCTGCATAGACAAGTGGTTACACATCAATGCGACATGCCCTCTCTGCAAATTCAACATTTTGAAGTCTGTGGACCAAAGTGGTAGTGAAGAGGTATAG
- the LOC132186296 gene encoding pentatricopeptide repeat-containing protein At2g03880, mitochondrial codes for MFKNLGILSFSHKAWNQFKHIELAHFVHGIAIVNPRFDSNRLLNELSKSSRIGEARKMFDKMSDRDEFSWNTMIAAYANSGMLAEARKLFDETPNRSSIAWSSLISGYSRYGCEMEAFELFREMHSEGQNLSQYALGSVLRGCSLSGSLQRGENIHGYVIKTGFDFNVFVVTGLVDMYAKCKCILEAEYLFETTPDRRNHVLWTAMLTGYSQNGHGFKAIECFRDMRAEGVESNQFTFPSILTACAVVSACNFGAQVHRCIIRSGFGANVFVQSALVDMYAKCGDLNSARRALETMETDDVISWNSMIVGCVRHGFEEEAWSLFKKMHAKDMKINDFTYPSVLNSFASTMDLKNAKSVHCLIVKTGFEGYKLVSNALVDMYAKQGNLDCAFKVFNQMIDKDVISWTSLVTGYAHNGSHGEAIKLFCDMRTTGICLDQFVIASVLSACSEFTVLEFGQQVHANFVKSGLQSSLSVDNSLVTMYAKCGCIEDANRIFNSMRVRDVITWTALIVGYAQNGKGKDSIQFYDQMIASGTKPDFITFIGLLFACSHAGLEEDGRRFFESMSQVYGIKPGPEHYACMIDLLGRSGKINEANELLNKMDVKPDATVWKALLAACRVHGNLELGEIAANNLFELEPLNAMPYVLLSNMYSAANRWEDAARIRRSMKSMGISKEPGCSWIEMNSHVHKFMSDDRGHPRTSEIYSKIDEIMILIKEAGYVPDMNFALHDMDEEGKKLALAYHSEKLAVAFGLLTVPPGVPIRIFKNLRVCGDCHTAMKYISTVFLRHVILRDSNCFHHFRDGICSCGDYW; via the coding sequence ATGTTCAAGAATCTAGGAATTTTGAGTTTCTCTCATAAAGCATGGAATCAATTCAAACACATAGAGTTAGCCCATTTCGTTCATGGCATTGCCATTGTCAATCCTAGGTTTGATTCGAACCGACTACTTAATGAATTGTCCAAATCGAGTCGAATCGGTGAAGCCCGtaaaatgtttgataaaatgtctgATAGGGACGAGTTTAGTTGGAACACGATGATTGCTGCTTATGCGAATTCAGGAATGCTAGCTGAAGCTAGAAAACTTTTTGATGAGACTCCCAATAGAAGTTCTATTGCTTGGTCTTCTCTTATATCAGGGTATTCTCGATATGGTTGCGAAATGGAAGCTTTTGAATTGTTTAGAGAAATGCATTCGGAGGGACAAAATTTGAGCCAGTATGCGTTGGGCAGTGTTCTGAGGGGATGTTCACTATCGGGTTCGCTCCAGAGAGGTGAAAACATTCATGGTTATGTGATCAAGACtggatttgacttcaatgtttttgttgttactgGTCTTGTTGACATGTACGCAAAGTGCAAGTGCATTTTGGAAGCTGAGTATCTCTTTGAGACAACGCCTGACAGGAGAAATCATGTGTTATGGACTGCTATGCTTACTGGGTACTCTCAAAATGGACATGGCTTTAAGGCAATTGAGTGTTTCCGAGACATGAGAGCAGAAGGGGTTGAGTCCAATCAGTTTACCTTTCCTAGCATTTTGACAGCATGTGCGGTGGTTTCAGCATGTAATTTTGGGGCTCAGGTGCATAGGTGCATAATTAGGAGTGGTTTTGGGGCTAATGTGTTTGTCCAAAGTGCATTGGTTGATATGTATGCAAAATGTGGAGACTTGAATAGTGCAAGGAGGGCGTTAGAGACTATGGAAACTGATGACGTGATTTCTTGGAACTCGATGATAGTTGGGTGTGTGAGGCACGGATTTGAAGAGGAAGCTTGGTCCTTATTTAAGAAGATGCATGCAAAAGATATGAAGATTAATGATTTTACATACCCTTCGGTACTAAACTCTTTTGCCTCCACGATGGATCTGAAAAACGCAAAATCTGTCCACTGTTTGATTGTCAAGACTGGATTTGAGGGTTATAAGCTTGTGAGCAATGCTCTCGTTGACATGTATGCAAAACAAGGAAACTTAGATTGTGCATTTAAGGTGTTCAATCAGATGATAGACAAGGATGTGATCTCATGGACCTCCCTAGTCACAGGATATGCTCACAATGGCTCTCATGGAGAAGCTATTAAGTTGTTTTGTGATATGAGAACTACAGGAATTTGTCTGGACCAATTTGTGATTGCCAGCGTTTTGAGTGCCTGTTCAGAGTTTACAGTCTTAGAATTTGGGCAACAAGTTCATGCAAACTTCGTTAAATCTGGCCTTCAATCATCTTTGTCCGTAGATAATTCCCTTGTCACAATGTATGCAAAATGTGGGTGTATAGAAGATGCCAATAGGATCTTCAACTCGATGCGAGTTCGGGATGTGATTACTTGGACAGCTTTAATAGTCGGTTATGCACAGAATGGTAAAGGAAAGGACTCCATACAATTTTATGATCAGATGATAGCAAGCGGCACAAAGCCAGACTTCATTACTTTTATTGGCTTACTATTTGCTTGCAGCCATGCTGGTCTTGAAGAAGATGGTCGCCGGTTTTTTGAATCGATGAGTCAGGTCTATGGAATAAAGCCAGGTCCTGAACACTATGCCTGTATGATTGACCTCTTGGGGCGCTCAGGAAAAATTAATGAGGCTAACGAATTACTGAATAAAATGGATGTTAAACCAGATGCAACAGTATGGAAGGCACTACTAGCTGCATGTAGAGTACATGGGAATTTAGAGCTGGGAGAGATAGCAGCAAACAACCTTTTTGAATTAGAACCCTTGAATGCTATGCCTTACGTTCTATTATCTAACATGTATTCTGCAGCAAACAGATGGGAAGATGCTGCAAGAATTCGAAGATCGATGAAATCAATGGGAATCAGTAAGGAGCCTGGTTGCAGTTGGATTGAGATGAACAGCCATGTGCATAAATTTATGTCTGATGATAGAGGCCATCCAAGGACATCTGAGATCTATTCCAAGATAGATGAGATTATGATATTAATCAAGGAAGCTGGTTACGTGCCAGACATGAATTTTGCACTTCATGACATGGATGAAGAGGGTAAGAAGCTTGCTCTAGCTTATCACAGTGAGAAGTTGGCCGTTGCTTTTGGGCTTCTCACTGTGCCACCAGGAGTACCAATTCGCATTTTTAAGAATCTTCGAGTTTGCGGAGATTGCCATACTGCTATGAAATATATATCAACAGTATTTCTTCGGCACGTTATTTTGAGGGATTCAAACTGTTTTCATCATTTTAGAGACGGAATTTGTTCTTGTGGGGACTATTGGTAG